The Drosophila teissieri strain GT53w chromosome X, Prin_Dtei_1.1, whole genome shotgun sequence genome has a segment encoding these proteins:
- the LOC122624686 gene encoding uncharacterized protein LOC122624686, with protein sequence MDTGEALKSWLTEENKPYAARVEFALKVWQSVEFPYPNKYEVIAEWLSQSLGGCKDLPTQQLKDFLSLRAQPGWVTQTTKSQLIHALYEIVSREENANESALELLPLALSSELLQDALRSSNKLLFECYGSLFRCHQKCVELRKDSKDGGESQDHWDAEFVVPVIKQLAEIVRRSQEPGKLLEEYDAQTVRPLVELLLTLKTPCLDELAALEKQIQAQFTIERIKELPLHVSLILLEASVINNRFQTTLRSIIKCVFSTKALSQSSLQLAAHLLMSLRKYDVSLQLKMAKKEAQAVTGFAFVSDQLERLVRQYKKSNLKEVLILLCSALRYNPLLLEQNVYQITVWVLTSPKENAQVEELYSEYLILLLDMFRRLSRAERFIMNLLKALREWLGKYPLDVPHSEAKKRRTQDSKTIEDESHQVEDRFLSIIFSRTPSAAAPSANDAFKQLGQTWPSHSAGVAFTRLMSHLMSKPSLVIWKTLLHSFAELLDEDRPKEVLPENLDFARELHAALLCQYLSGTRLAEQVQLYQLQVEQQLQHTSQVLEQFGRLLLSQEHNRRLMNAFLECTERASGFELLLAYYWPDGFPASERPLQLRGFLPTAEWTLIQQRVYNFGKSCCRQRLQRLELQLVESGWLLKDQRKANCADALAEFVAPQQLFRLSRAQKQLRLHQRKHNQNLESHLSDAESIEVLTLQLLKEYGAVAKDAKAKGSLLVKLKLEEQVEESSLIHFLREHASTETDLHMPAAQELVETLQGLPLAQLPGNIRSRLWLVIFVLYRDLSLGQQEEGANQTLELLIDLMHFGHPLPICSYFPRLSELLPLIPSSSTAGWSFYETLFARCIRRQGAGSEAFLASCTGFFRDQLAASNKLPAEERRLLLLAIETLSSVTGAQGRRLQGQLQPLIEIYGEMVTHKFRSKKREASAYKEFVDCTLSGYATYVSNCINRVVRQEREKDQQEKKAGEPEGLEKTKAEKKVDKKKKAKLQEEEENGTRKELQPIDENFRRICKIYIGHSLNYRDANAIRLLNVALTHRQRLHLDPDEIEFVLSSYWRQLNADIEMGDIFSTSALDCLEPAIKLIIGYKTNEDFLLLLRRLSSQVEQMARPASQTQHAALQNVLALLALFAKCSLSSVKGAMLNEHFELISVSVSLRLPEPKDLAYCGHALRLLEAQRNLAGNRTVPLTGETLDCLLGSMLDVDIKHLIRNGGSWQHFVDLYAALTDNLIVLLKQHSNLMSDRAAQLSALCQDLIQAIVGYRAERKQTQDISETELDGLADLGLKLATVMATVSTTQALAVKRVAPFLLIFTIRQMVATERPTTLFEKIKVHIVRVCHELIGMCDHRAGHFILRSSNEAGARMYEGLVKDHEKYHKFRGKV encoded by the exons ATGGACACAGGCGAGG CGCTGAAGTCCTGGTTGACGGAAGAGAACAAGCCGTACGCGGCACGTGTTGAGTTCGCCCTCAAGGTATGGCAATCCGTGGAGTTCCCCTATCCCAACAAGTACGAGGTCATCGCCGAATGGCTGTCGCAGTCATTGGGTGGCTGCAAGGACTTGCCCACCCAGCAACTGAAGGATTTCCTCAGCCTGCGGGCGCAGCCTGGCTGGGTTACTCAGACGACGAAGTCGCAGCTGATCCACGCTCTGTACGAGATCGTCTCCCGTGAGGAGAACGCAAATGAGTCGGCACTGGAGCTCCTGCCCCTGGCTCTCAGCTCTGAGCTGCTCCAAGATGCCCTGCGGTCCAGCAACAAGCTCCTATTCGAGTGCTATGGCAGCCTGTTTAGGTGCCATCAAAAGTGCGTCGAACTGCGCAAGGATAGCAAGGATGGGGGTGAGAGCCAGGACCACTGGGATGCGGAGTTTGTAGTTCCGGTGATCaagcagctggcggagattGTTCGCCGCTCTCAGGAGCCTGGGAAGCTTTTGGAAGAGTACGATGCGCAGACTGTTCGTCCTCttgtggagctgctgctgaccCTGAAAACCCCATGCCTCGACGAATTGGCCGCGCTGGAGAAGCAAATCCAAGCTCAGTTTACCATTGAACGTATCAAGGAGCTTCCGCTACATGTCAGCCTGATCCTTTTGGAGGCCAGTGTCATAAACAATCGCTTCCAAACAACGCTCAGGTCCATCATAAAGTGTGTATTCAGCACAAAGGCATTATCGCAGTCATCGCTTCAATTGGCCGCCCATCTCTTAATGTCACTACGTAAATACGATGTATCCCTGCAGTTGAAAATGGCTAAAAAGGAAGCGCAAGCGGTCACcggctttgcttttgtttctgaTCAGCTGGAGCGCTTGGTGCGCCAGTACAAGAAGTCAAATTTGAAAGAGGTTTTAATACTACTCTGCTCTGCGCTGCGCTACAATCCTCTGCTGCTGGAGCAGAATGTTTACCAGATAACCGTTTGGGTGCTCACGTCGCCCAAGGAGAATGCCCAGGTGGAGGAGCTGTATTCGGAGTACCTCATCCTACTGCTGGACATGTTTCGTCGCCTGAGTCGTGCAGAGCGGTTCATCATGAATCTGCTCAAGGCCCTCAGAGAATGGCTGGGAAAGTACCCTCTGGATGTTCCCCACAGTGAAGCCAAAAAGCGACGCACCCAGGACTCCAAAACGATCGAAGACGAAAGCCATCAGGTGGAGGATCGCTTCCTAAGCATCATTTTTAGTAGAACTCCTTCAGCTGCGGCTCCTTCGGCCAACGACGCATTCAAGCAGCTCGGCCAAACCTGGCCAAGTCACTCGGCCGGCGTGGCATTCACTCGTCTAATGAGCCACCTGATGAGCAAGCCCTCCCTGGTGATTTGGAAGACCCTGTTGCATTCCTTCGCCGAACTGCTTGACGAGGATCGGCCGAAGGAAGTGCTGCCCGAGAACCTGGACTTCGCACGTGAACTGCATGCTGCGCTCCTTTGCCAATACCTCAGCGGCACTCGGCTGGCTGAGCAAGTGCAGCTCTATCAGCTGCAAGTGGAGCAACAGCTACAGCACACTTCCCAGGTGCTGGAGCAGTTTGGACGGCTGCTACTAAGCCAGGAGCACAATCGCCGGCTCATGAACGCCTTTCTGGAGTGCACAGAGCGAGCCAGTGGCTTCGAGCTTCTTCTGGCCTACTACTGGCCAGATGGTTTCCCCGCCAGCGAACGGCCACTGCAGCTGAGGGGTTTCCTGCCCACCGCCGAGTGGACATTGATCCAGCAACGGGTGTACAACTTCGGCAAGAGCTGCTGCCGACAGAGATTGCAGCgcttggagctgcagctggtcGAGAGCGGTTGGCTGCTCAAGGATCAACGGAAGGCCAATTGCGCCGATGCCCTGGCTGAGTTTGTGGCGCCGCAGCAGCTCTTTCGGCTATCCAGAGCCCAGAAGCAGCTCCGTTTGCATCAAAGGAAACACAATCAAAACCTGGAATCGCATCTAAGCGATGCGGAGAGCATTGAGGTGCTAACACTGCAGCTGCTTAAGGAGTATGGCGCAGTGGCCAAAGATGCCAAGGCCAAGGGGTCCCTGCTGGTCAAGCTGAAACTGGAAGAGCAGGTGGAGGAGAGCTCGCTGATACACTTCCTGAGGGAACACGCATCGACTGAAACCGACTTGCACATGCCCGCGGCCCAGGAGCTGGTCGAGACTCTGCAGGGCCTACCGTTGGCTCAGCTGCCCGGCAACATTCGGTCGCGTCTTTGGCTGGTGATCTTCGTTCTGTACAGGGATCTCAGTCTTgggcagcaggaggagggtGCCAATCAGACACTGGAGCTACTAATAG ATCTTATGCACTTTGGTCATCCGCTGCCCATATGCAGCTACTTCCCGCGGCTCAGCGAGCTGCTCCCCCTAATCCCAAGCAGCTCGACGGCGGGCTGGAGCTTCTACGAAACACTTTTTGCCCGCTGCATTCGCCGCCAGGGAGCTGGTAGTGAGGCATTTCTGGCAAGTTGCACGGGCTTCTTTAGAGATCAACTGGCTGCGTCAAACAAGTTGCCAGCGGAGGAGCGTcgtcttctgctgctggccatcGAAACACTTAGCAGTGTAACTGGAGCGCAGGGCAGGCGATTGCAGGGCCAACTGCAGCCGCTTATTGAGATCTATGGCGAGATGGTGACGCACAAGTTTCGCTCCAAGAAGAGGGAGGCATCTGCTTACAAGGAGTTCGTGGACTGCACTCTGTCGGGCTATGCCACTTACGTGAGCAATTGCATCAACCGCGTAGTCAGGCAGGAGCGGGAGAAAGACCAGCAGGAGAAGAAGGCCGGAGAGCCGGAGGGTCTGGAGAAAACGAAGGCCGAGAAGAAAGTggacaaaaagaagaaagcgAAGCttcaggaggaggaggaaaacgGGACGCGAAAGGAGCTGCAACCCATAGACGAAAATTTCCGGCGCATCTGTAAGATATACATTGGTCACTCG TTGAACTATCGGGATGCTAATGCCATACGCTTGCTGAATGTGGCGCTCACCCATCGCCAGCGCTTGCATTTGGATCCGGATGAGATTGAGTTCGTGCTGAGCAGCTATTGGCGGCAGTTGAATGCGGACATTGAGATGGGCGACATTTTCTCCACTTCAGCACTGGATTGCCTGGAGCCGGCCATTAAGCTGATCATTGGCTACAAGACTAACGAGGATTTCCTACTGCTCCTGCGCCGTCTTTCCTCACAAGTGGAGCAGATGGCACGTCCTGCGTCGCAGACCCAGCATGCTGCGCTCCAGAATGTGCTAGCCCTTTTGGCACTGTTTGCCAAGTGCTCGTTGAGCAGCGTGAAGGGAGCG ATGCTTAATGAGCACTTCGAGCTGATCAGTGTGAGTGTTTCGCTGCGCCTGCCGGAACCCAAAGACTTGGCCTACTGCGGTCATGCCCTCCGACTCCTGGAGGCTCAGCGCAACCTGGCCGGGAATCGCACAGTGCCTCTCACAGGGGAGACCCTGGACTGCCTTCTGGGCAGCATGCTGGATGTGGACATCAAGCACTTGATCAGAAACGGCGGCAGTTGGCAGCACTTTGTGGATCTGTATGCTGCACTCACGGACAACCTGATTGTGCTGCTGAAACAACACAGCAACCTGATGTCGGACCGAGCGGCGCAGCTCAGTGCCCTGTGCCAGGATCTGATCCAGGCCATCGTTGGCTATCGGGCGGAAAGAAAGCAGACACAGGACATCAGTGAAACGGAGCTGGACGGCTTGGCGGACTTGGGTCTGAAGCTGGCTACTGTGATGGCCACAGTGAGCACCACGCAGGCGCTGGCCGTGAAGAGAGTGGCGCCCTTCCTGCTGATCTTCACCATTCGCCAAATGGTGGCAACCGAGAGGCCCACGACGCTGTTCGAAAAG ATCAAGGTCCACATAGTGCGAGTCTGCCACGAGCTGATCGGGATGTGCGATCACCGTGCCGGACACTTCATCCTACGCTCCAGCAACGAGGCCGGCGCCAGGATGTACGAGGGATTGGTGAAGGATCACGAGAAGTACCACAAGTTCAGGGGCAAGGTGTAG
- the LOC122624688 gene encoding ATP-binding cassette sub-family B member 10, mitochondrial — MLLNCTRLPHLCTTLRVRQNSQIRLSTSYNHHLGRCLHHRTTRSLQHSLAPPPTRHHSHLLPTLRMPWWCMRRGFAQSSKWLARNAKADAPTAVGAGIVPAPVKMGRSQFGRLLSLSKSEKWVLTAGIGCLIVSSAITMSVPLFLGKVIDVVFNKSGMDSAAMAKLGEYSVLLFGIFVLGGCANFARVHLFGNASLRIVRNLRSRLYKSMLMQEVGWFDTKGTGELINRLSNDTLMVGTSLSQNVSDGLRSVAMIGVGTGMMVYTSPQLAAMSALVVPAMAGMAIVYGRYVRRITKVELDKYAEIMKFAEERFGNVKTVKTFCREQQEVAAFDGHLDEALQIGYKETRARAIFFGLTGFCGNFIIISVLYYGGTLVLQDSLTIGALTAFMLYAGYVAISMNGLSNFYSQLNKGIGAAERIWEILDRECSIPIDKGIVPLEKPVGEVGFQNVFFTFPTRPESAVLADFSLNLMPGTTTAVVGRSGSGKTTIALLMLRLYDPQGGSVLLDGIDLRTVNPQWLRNNIGAVSQEPVLFSSSIRENILYGANPGETPSPERLQQVVEDANVSQFTDQLPDGLDTLVGQRGMMLSGGQKQRVAIARALIKNPAILILDEATSALDAVSENLVQNALDNLIQGRTVLTIAHRLSTIRNADQIAVLSEGKIVEQGSYNELMGVQEGVFRELVASQAFGSRN, encoded by the exons ATGCTGTTGAACTGTACGAGGCTCCCACACCTTTGCACGACTCTCCGGGTCAGGCAAAACAGCCAAATCAGGCTGTCCACATCATATAATCACCACCTGGGCAGGTGCCTCCACCATCGAACCACCCGGTCGCTCCAACACAGCCTTGCGCCGCCGCCGACTCGCCACCATAGCCACCTGCTCCCAACGCTCCGCATGCCGTGGTGGTGCATGCGCCGTGGATTCGCACAGAGCAGCAAGTGGTTGGCCAGGAATGCAAAGGCGGACGCACCAACCGCAGTTGGAGCCGGAATCGTGCCCGCCCCCGTCAAAATGGGCAGGTCCCAGTTCGGCCGCCTGCTCAGTCTGAGTAAATCGGAGAAATGGGTGCTGACAG CGGGCATTGGCTGTCTGATAGTCTCCTCGGCCATCACCATGTCGGTTCCCCTGTTCCTGGGCAAGGTCATTGATGTGGTCTTCAATAAATCGGGCATGGACAGCGCAGCCATGGCCAAGTTGGGCGAGTACTCGGTGCTCCTCTTCGGGATCTTCGTGCTGGGCGGATGCGCCAACTTCGCCCGCGTCCATCTGTTTGGAAATGCGT CTCTCCGCATAGTGCGCAATCTAAGATCCCGGCTATACAAGTCAATGCTGATGCAGGAGGTGGGTTGGTTCGATACCAAGGGCACTGGGGAACTGATAAACCGGCTGAGCAACGACACCTTGATGGTGGGCACCTCGTTGAGCCAGAACGTATCCGATGGCCTGCGATCTGTGGCCATGATTGGCGTCGGCACGGGCATGATG GTCTACACCTCCCCCCAGTTGGCCGCCATGAGTGCCTTGGTGGTGCCCGCGATGGCGGGCATGGCCATCGTGTACGGACGCTATGTGAGGCGGATCACCAAAGTGGAGCTGGACAAGTACGCGGAGATAATGAAGTTTGCGGAGGAGCGATTTGGCAATGTTAAAACGGTCAAGACCTTCTGCCGAGAGCAACAGGAAGTAGCTGCCTTCGATGGCCACCTGGACGAAGCTCTGCAGATTGGCTACAAGGAGACACGTGCCAGAGCTATTTTCTTTGGACTG ACTGGCTTCTGTGGCAACTTCATCATTATATCAGTGCTGTACTATGGAGGCACCTTGGTTTTACAAGACTCGCTGACGATTGGAGCCCTCACGGCCTTCATGCTCTACGCCGGCTATGTGGCCATCTCGATGAATGGGCTGTCCAACTTCTACAGCCAGCTGAACAAAGGCATTGGGGCCGCGGAGCGCATTTGGGAGATCTTGGACAGGGAGTGCTCGATACCCATTGACAAAGGTATCGTGCCGCTGGAGAAGCCGGTGGGCGAAGTGGGATTTCAGAATGTGTTCTTTACGTTTCCAACGCGTCCTGAATCGGCCGTCCTCGCCGACTTTTCGCTAAATTTGATGCCGGGAACAACCACGGCGGTAGTGGGTCGTTCAGGATCTGGGAAGACGACGATAGCTCTGCTGATGCTCCGACTCTATGATCCCCAAGGGGGCTCGGTGCTGTTGGATGGCATTGATTTGCGAACGGTGAATCCGCAGTGGCTGCGAAACAACATTGGTGCTGTCAGTCAGGAGCCGGTGCTCTTTTCGAGCTCCATTCGAGAGAACATCCTGTACGGCGCTAATCCTGGCGAAACACCCAGCCCGGAACGACTGCAGCAGGTTGTTGAAGACGCCAATGTTAGCCAGTTCACCGACCAACTGCCCGATGGACTGGACACGCTCGTCGGCCAACGGGGAATGATGCTTAGTGGCGGGCAGAAGCAACGCGTGGCCATTGCCAGGGCTCTAATTAAG AACCCCGCTATCCTGATTCTGGATGAAGCCACAAGTGCGTTAGACGCCGTTTCGGAGAACCTGGTGCAGAATGCCCTAGACAACCTAATCCAGGGACGCACCGTGCTGACCATTGCCCATCGGCTCAGTACAATACGGAATGCAGATCAAATCGCCGTTCTGAGCGAGGGAAAGATTGTGGAGCAGGGCAGCTACAACGAGCTCATGGGCGTCCAGGAGGGCGTCTTCCGGGAACTGGTGGCCAGCCAAGCATTCGGCAGCCGAAATTAA
- the LOC122624689 gene encoding probable methylmalonate-semialdehyde dehydrogenase [acylating], mitochondrial has translation MGGCAAFSFSVATVRRARDPIPAPNSHLRVPKMSLVRLIGAEARHLAKRSYSSAAPTTKLFIDGKFVESKTNEWIDVHDPATNQVVTRVPKATQAEMQTALESNKKAFRSWSNQSILTRQQVMFKLQALIKENMGELAKNITKEQGKTLADAEGDVLRGLQVVEHCCSIPSLQMGETVANVAKDMDTYSLVLPLGVTAGVAPFNFPAMIPLWMFPVAITTGNTMLLKPSERVPGATMLLMELLNEAGCPPGVVNVIHGQHDAVNFICDAPEIKAVSFVGSDQAGKYIYERAGKNGKRVQSNMGAKNHGIILGDANKENTLNQLAGAAFGAAGQRCMALSTAVFVGDAQAWIPDLVERAQKLKVNAGHVPGTDVGPVISAASRQRINDLIESGVKEGAKLILDGRKITVPGYEDGYFVGPTILSDVTPSMKCYTEEIFGPVLVILKADTLDDAIGIVNANPYGNGTAVFTTNGAAARKFVNEIDAGQVGVNVPIPVPLPMFSFTGTRGSFRGDHHFYGKQGIKFYTQTKTVTQLWRETDVTHTQAAVAMPTMK, from the exons ATGGGCGGCTGCGCTGCGTTCAGTTTCAGTGTAGCCACCGTTCGGAGAGCACGCGATCCGATCCCCGCACCAAATTCTCATCTCCGTGTCCCCAAGATGTCCCTAGTGCGATTGATCGGAGCAGAG GCCCGCCATCTGGCGAAGAGGTCCTACTCCTCGGCCGCTCCCACCACCAAGCTCTTCATCGACGGCAAGTTCGTCGAGTCCAAGACGAACGAATGGATTGACGTGCACGACCCGGCCACCAACCAAGTGGTCACCCGCGTGCCCAAGGCCACGCAGGCGGAGATGCAGACGGCCCTCGAGTCGAACAAGAAGGCCTTCCGCTCGTGGAGCAACCAGTCGATCCTCACCCGCCAGCAGGTGATGTTCAAGCTGCAGGCTCTCATCAAGGAGAACATGGGCGAGCTGGCCAAGAACATTACCAAGGAGCAGGGCAAGACCTTGGCCGACGCCGAGGGCGACGTGCTCCGCGGCCTTCAGGTGGTGGAACACTGCTGCAGCATCCCGTCCCTGCAGATGGGTGAGACGGTGGCCAACGTGGCCAAGGACATGGATACGTACTCGCTGGTCCTGCCCCTCGGAGTGACCGCTGGCGTTGCGCCGTTCAATTTCCCGGCCATGATACCGCTGTGGATGTTCCCGGTGGCCATCACCACCGGCAACACCATGCTGCTGAAGCCATCGGAACGGGTGCCCGGTGCAACCATGCTGCTGATGGAGCTCCTGAACGAAGCCGGCTGTCCGCCGGGTGTGGTCAACGTGATCCATGGCCAGCACGACGCCGTGAACTTCATCTGCGATGCTCCCGAAATTAAGGCAGTTTCCTTTGTGGGCTCCGACCAGGCGGGCAAGTACATCTACGAGCGGGCTGGCAAGAATGGCAAGCGGGTGCAGTCCAACATGGGCGCCAAGAACCACGGCATCATCCTGGGCGATGCCAACAAGGAGAATACTTTGAACCAGTTGGCAGGTGCCGCTTTCGGAGCTGCTGGTCAGCGCTGCATGGCCTTGTCCACGGCTGTCTTCGTGGGCGATGCCCAGGCATGGATTCCCGATCTGGTGGAGCGTGCCCAGAAGCTGAAGGTAAATGCCGGCCATGTGCCTGGAACTGATGTGGGACCCGTGATCAGTGCCGCCTCCCGCCAACGCATCAACGACCTGATTGAGTCTGGGGTCAAGGAGGGAGCTAAGCTCATCCTGGACGGCAGGAAGATTACCGTGCCCGGTTACGAGGATGGATACTTTGTGGGACCCACCATCCTGAGCGATGTTACGCCCAGCATGAAGTGCTACACCGAGGAGATCTTTGGCCCTGTGCTGGTCATCCTGAAGGCCGACACCTTGGACGATGCCATTGGCATTGTAAATGCCAATCCTTATGGCAATGGTACCGCCGTCTTCACAACCAACGGAGCAGCCGCCCGCAAGTTTGTCAACGAAATCGATGCCGGCCAGGTTGGCGTGAATGTGCCAATTCCCGTGCCCCTGCCCATGTTCTCCTTCACCGGAACTCGTGGCTCTTTCCGCGGCGACCATCACTTCTACGGCAAGCAGGGCATCAAGTTCTACACCCAGACGAAGACGGTCACCCAGTTGTGGCGGGAAACGGATGTGACTCACACCCAGGCGGCTGTGGCCATGCCCACCATGAAATAG
- the LOC122624706 gene encoding uncharacterized protein LOC122624706, whose amino-acid sequence MEATPGYQDISALEKSVANAGSQLYTMAHKLHAVERSLEQTTMEQMDEMEVLELLESMSEVTNEYQNLRKDIREVQQLQRDVSSSIRYQMRSMQQTFHTLKQRIASSQKGRKKPKKGLDGAAAGAGAGHGIHE is encoded by the exons ATGGAGGCCACGCCGGGCTACCAGGACATCAGCGCCCTGGAAAAATCG GTGGCCAATGCAGGATCGCAGCTGTACACGATGGCCCACAAGCTGCATGCGGTGGAGCGCAGCCTCGAGCAGACGACGATGGAGCAGATGGACGAGATGGAGGTGCTCGAGTTGCTCGAGTCGATGAGCGAGGTGACCAACGAGTACCAGAATCTGCGCAAGGACATTCGCGAggtgcagcagttgcagcgtGACGTCAGCAGCTCCATACGGTACCAAATGCGCAGCATGCAGCAGACTTTCCACACGCTAAAACAGCGCATAGCCAGCTCCCAGAAGGGTCgcaaaaagccaaagaaagGCCTCgatggagctgcagctggagctggagcagggcATGGGATTCATGAATAA